Proteins encoded together in one Candidatus Acidiferrales bacterium window:
- a CDS encoding amidohydrolase family protein gives MKSIKIFFLLVLCSSAVVTAQNASPKRYAITDISIVDVEQKCIQRNKTIFVEDGLIRKIVSADSGMPLSDYEVVAGRGLFVIPGLIDSHVHYIDPAGFGPMLISQGVVFMREMGNNTDAAVKERNSLNAGKKFGPEMITTGDYLDGDPPFIPQITLACSSPDEGRANVDKQVKAGVDEIKTYSGLKKDVFLAIIDECRKEGIKAVGHVPETVYIEDAARAGLSSSEHLFGFGNVIAKALGQPFSLKSGGMGADQVYFLSYPKVDSEKLQAELRKIGSYGMAVCPTLVEMKSGASLKKIFAGDYPNLDYVSPFVKGFWKNLWGAQVNNTEIAGQLFPYYKSFLKDLYDAHFTLLVGTDLLFPGVVPGFSVHEEMEIWQEAGIPQIDILRSATIVPARFCGVDKRLGSIEEGKEASFVLLRANPLDDIRNTSKIDGVFFRGQFLDRGRLDTLMVKVKEAAASGH, from the coding sequence ATGAAGTCAATTAAGATCTTTTTCCTTCTTGTTCTTTGCAGCAGCGCAGTTGTCACCGCGCAGAATGCGTCGCCGAAAAGATATGCGATCACCGATATTTCTATCGTAGACGTGGAGCAGAAGTGCATTCAAAGAAACAAAACGATATTCGTCGAAGATGGGCTGATCCGGAAGATCGTCTCAGCCGACAGCGGGATGCCCCTCTCAGACTATGAAGTGGTTGCCGGCCGCGGCTTGTTCGTCATTCCGGGCCTGATCGATTCGCACGTGCATTACATCGACCCTGCCGGGTTCGGGCCGATGCTGATCTCGCAGGGAGTTGTCTTCATGAGAGAGATGGGAAACAATACTGATGCTGCCGTCAAGGAGCGCAACTCGCTTAACGCGGGGAAAAAGTTCGGACCGGAAATGATCACCACCGGCGATTATCTCGACGGCGATCCGCCATTCATCCCGCAAATAACACTCGCGTGCAGTTCGCCGGACGAAGGAAGAGCCAATGTCGACAAGCAAGTCAAAGCAGGCGTTGATGAAATCAAGACGTATAGTGGACTCAAAAAAGATGTTTTCCTTGCGATCATCGATGAATGCAGGAAGGAGGGTATCAAAGCGGTCGGACATGTGCCGGAGACTGTGTATATCGAAGATGCCGCGAGAGCCGGGTTGAGCAGCAGCGAACACCTTTTCGGATTTGGAAATGTGATAGCAAAAGCGTTGGGACAGCCTTTCAGTCTTAAGTCCGGCGGTATGGGAGCCGACCAGGTTTACTTCCTGAGCTATCCTAAAGTCGACAGTGAAAAATTGCAGGCGGAACTAAGGAAGATCGGGAGTTACGGGATGGCCGTTTGTCCGACGCTGGTCGAGATGAAAAGCGGGGCAAGTCTGAAAAAGATATTCGCAGGCGACTATCCGAACCTTGATTATGTTTCTCCTTTTGTAAAAGGTTTTTGGAAAAACTTGTGGGGAGCGCAGGTGAATAATACAGAAATCGCCGGTCAGCTTTTTCCATACTATAAAAGTTTCCTGAAAGATTTGTACGATGCGCATTTCACGCTCCTCGTAGGAACCGATCTGCTATTTCCCGGCGTCGTCCCCGGCTTTTCCGTTCATGAAGAGATGGAAATATGGCAGGAAGCCGGGATACCGCAGATAGATATACTGCGAAGCGCTACAATTGTCCCCGCAAGGTTTTGCGGTGTCGATAAACGTCTTGGGAGCATCGAAGAGGGGAAAGAGGCATCGTTCGTGTTACTGCGCGCCAACCCGCTTGACGACATCCGAAACACGTCGAAGATCGATGGAGTTTTCTTTCGAGGACAATTCTTAGATCGTGGACGATTGGATACACTCATGGTCAAGGTGAAGGAAGCCGCCGCGTCGGGCCATTAA
- a CDS encoding DinB family protein, which yields MERENILGAAFLKELEAEAPASRKCLERIPEKLFDWKPHEKSMTLGYLSLLVAEMPKWIEHTIDPGVIDFATWKHFEPGQTADLVNHFDENMKGARRALQNISDEKLSELFYLKNSGQVLMSLPKRDSIGSTINHLVHHRGQLTVFMRLNDIPVPSIYGPSADERRF from the coding sequence ATGGAACGTGAAAACATCTTAGGCGCAGCATTCCTCAAGGAACTGGAGGCTGAAGCACCTGCGAGCCGCAAGTGTCTCGAAAGAATTCCGGAAAAATTGTTTGACTGGAAGCCTCACGAAAAATCGATGACGCTGGGTTACCTGTCCTTGCTGGTCGCCGAAATGCCGAAATGGATAGAACATACAATCGATCCAGGCGTAATTGATTTTGCAACGTGGAAACATTTTGAGCCGGGGCAGACTGCCGACTTGGTAAACCACTTTGATGAAAACATGAAAGGGGCAAGGCGAGCTCTGCAAAATATCTCCGATGAAAAACTATCGGAACTCTTTTATCTCAAGAACAGCGGACAGGTTCTGATGAGCCTTCCGAAGAGGGACAGCATCGGGTCCACGATCAACCATCTTGTCCATCATCGCGGTCAGTTGACTGTCTTTATGCGTTTGAACGATATACCGGTTCCCTCGATTTACGGACCTTCGGCCGACGAGCGAAGATTTTGA
- a CDS encoding ion channel → MSLDQTSFDPGLTEKYTGELHRAIEKDGSFNVRMSGAGLNNFHFYRFLINLSWPQFFLMILLGYILINSLFACLYLLAGIKNIVGGDARTPMSAFLSTFFLSVHTFTTVGYGTIAPNNFWTNVIASFEALTGLMGLALATGLLYGRFSRPSAKIVYSDRAVIAPYRGKTSLQFRIANRRTNTLMEIEAKMLLMTVSGTGDNHKRKYHVLNLERPSVYFLPLTWTVVHPIDEQSPLFGKTLSDLSDSQAEILILIKAFDDTFGQFVHSRYSYRFDEILWGAKFVPAFSVTKDGDMALELNKLNEVYEVEI, encoded by the coding sequence ATGAGTCTTGACCAGACTTCCTTCGATCCCGGTTTGACCGAAAAATATACCGGAGAGCTGCATCGTGCAATTGAAAAGGACGGCTCGTTCAACGTCCGAATGTCGGGCGCCGGTCTGAATAATTTTCACTTCTACCGGTTCCTCATAAATCTATCCTGGCCCCAGTTCTTCCTCATGATTCTATTGGGGTACATACTCATCAACTCGCTCTTTGCCTGCCTCTACCTTCTGGCAGGAATCAAGAACATAGTGGGCGGCGATGCAAGAACACCGATGTCGGCGTTCCTCAGCACATTCTTTCTTAGCGTCCATACATTCACTACTGTTGGATACGGGACAATTGCACCGAACAACTTCTGGACAAATGTAATTGCTTCCTTCGAGGCTTTGACGGGACTAATGGGGCTGGCACTTGCTACGGGGCTACTCTACGGGAGGTTTTCGCGGCCGTCGGCAAAAATAGTGTACAGCGACCGCGCGGTCATCGCGCCGTACCGTGGAAAGACAAGCCTTCAGTTCCGCATAGCCAATCGCCGGACGAACACGCTGATGGAAATAGAAGCCAAGATGCTCCTCATGACAGTATCCGGGACGGGTGATAACCACAAGCGCAAGTACCACGTACTAAACCTGGAACGACCATCGGTATATTTTCTTCCGCTGACTTGGACGGTTGTTCACCCGATTGACGAGCAGAGCCCGCTGTTCGGAAAGACGCTCAGCGATCTCTCCGATTCGCAGGCCGAGATCCTGATATTGATAAAGGCATTCGACGATACATTTGGTCAGTTTGTCCATTCGCGGTACTCTTATCGGTTCGACGAGATCCTCTGGGGAGCAAAGTTTGTCCCCGCCTTCAGCGTAACGAAGGACGGAGACATGGCACTTGAGTTAAACAAACTGAATGAAGTCTATGAGGTGGAGATTTGA
- a CDS encoding 3-phosphoglycerate dehydrogenase family protein encodes MKVLIADKLSDKTTSDLKKLGMEVSVNPDLTTDNLPQAIGDSDILVVRSTKVTSKTIESAPNLSLIIRAGAGVNTIDIAAANARGIYVSNCPGKNTEAVAELAIGLLISADRQIPNAASDLRNGLWKKKQYGKARGLKHRTLGIIGLGAIGKAVAKRAQGLEMKVAAWSRSLTKEIAEQIGVTYVEDLQALAQRSDAISIHVAYSKETHHLISKSFLDCMRNGAILINTSRGEVVDTEALKEAIRAKSLRVGVDVYENEPAAGEGEFPDKEFAGMVAGTPHIGASTDQSSEAIADEVVNIVKSFKETGVPLHTVNIRARSSAIQSLVVRHYNHVGVLAGILDKLRNGGINIEEMTNIIFESSKAACCTLLLDGAPSNEMLIEMQKDENIIEVAVKPLA; translated from the coding sequence ATGAAAGTCCTCATCGCGGATAAACTTTCGGATAAGACAACGTCTGACCTGAAAAAGCTTGGGATGGAAGTCTCGGTGAATCCTGATCTAACCACCGATAATCTCCCTCAGGCCATCGGGGATTCTGACATCCTTGTCGTTCGGTCGACAAAAGTCACCTCAAAAACGATCGAGTCGGCACCAAACCTCTCTCTTATAATTCGTGCAGGTGCCGGAGTAAACACGATAGACATCGCCGCCGCAAACGCGCGAGGCATTTATGTCTCAAACTGCCCGGGTAAAAACACTGAGGCGGTAGCGGAGCTTGCAATCGGGCTCCTCATCTCGGCGGACAGGCAAATACCCAATGCAGCTTCCGACTTGCGGAACGGATTATGGAAGAAGAAACAGTACGGCAAAGCCCGTGGGCTGAAGCATCGCACTCTCGGAATAATCGGGCTTGGAGCAATCGGGAAAGCTGTCGCGAAACGTGCTCAGGGTCTCGAAATGAAGGTGGCTGCGTGGTCGAGAAGTCTGACGAAAGAAATTGCGGAACAAATCGGCGTTACTTACGTTGAAGACCTTCAGGCGCTCGCACAGCGGTCGGACGCAATAAGCATTCACGTTGCGTATTCGAAAGAGACTCACCATCTAATCAGCAAATCGTTTCTCGATTGCATGAGGAACGGCGCGATACTCATAAACACCTCTAGAGGAGAGGTTGTCGACACAGAGGCGTTGAAAGAGGCAATTAGAGCAAAAAGCCTTCGTGTTGGTGTCGACGTTTACGAAAACGAGCCCGCCGCCGGCGAGGGGGAATTTCCCGACAAAGAATTTGCAGGTATGGTTGCAGGAACCCCCCACATCGGAGCATCGACAGATCAATCATCTGAAGCCATTGCCGATGAAGTCGTAAACATAGTGAAGTCATTCAAAGAAACCGGCGTGCCGCTCCACACGGTCAACATCAGGGCACGATCCTCTGCGATACAATCACTCGTGGTCCGGCATTACAACCACGTCGGAGTTCTCGCGGGAATTTTAGATAAGCTGCGCAATGGCGGGATCAACATCGAGGAAATGACAAACATAATTTTCGAATCATCAAAAGCCGCCTGCTGCACGCTGCTCCTTGATGGTGCACCGTCAAATGAGATGCTGATCGAAATGCAAAAAGACGAGAATATAATCGAGGTTGCGGTAAAGCCGCTCGCTTAG
- a CDS encoding efflux RND transporter periplasmic adaptor subunit, protein MPIKKKGKRKKVIVLAAIIVIFGIVAFVIVKSKKSDDPDKTAEIKVVSGTIMEKALAIGTIEPENEISIKSQISGAVKKLFVDVGAYVHAGDPLLEVKPDPAPADLADAKRQLELAAVDFDNTKKELSRQKLLHDRSLISDQDFENIQKEYSESELHVKIAREKLDLMQSGTVTIDNTKIESIIYAPIDGYVLTRSVEVGDPVTPLTPYQEGTVLMKMADMKNLVFKGTVDEIDVGKLREGMPAEIRIGALPGDTISGKLSKIWLEAEKKENASVFPIKISITPTSRITLRAGYSANADIIIQKKTNVLYIPERVVTFRNDSSFVTLASADNKSEERAIKTGLSDAINIEVQSGLKEGDKVLEKPVTKIE, encoded by the coding sequence ATGCCTATTAAGAAAAAAGGAAAACGGAAAAAAGTCATTGTCCTCGCGGCAATCATCGTAATATTTGGAATCGTTGCTTTCGTCATTGTGAAATCAAAGAAAAGTGACGATCCTGACAAAACCGCCGAAATAAAAGTTGTGTCAGGCACAATCATGGAAAAAGCGCTCGCGATCGGAACGATTGAACCCGAGAACGAGATATCAATTAAATCTCAAATCAGCGGCGCCGTTAAGAAACTTTTCGTGGATGTCGGTGCATACGTACACGCGGGGGATCCGCTTCTTGAAGTCAAACCAGATCCGGCTCCCGCGGATTTGGCGGATGCAAAACGTCAGCTGGAGCTGGCGGCCGTCGACTTCGACAACACGAAAAAAGAGCTGAGCCGCCAGAAGCTTCTTCACGATCGATCTCTAATCTCCGATCAGGACTTTGAAAATATTCAGAAGGAGTATAGCGAGTCGGAGCTTCACGTCAAGATCGCACGGGAGAAGTTGGACCTCATGCAAAGCGGAACGGTTACAATAGATAACACGAAGATTGAATCTATCATCTATGCGCCCATCGACGGCTATGTGCTGACACGTTCGGTCGAGGTCGGAGATCCGGTAACACCACTCACGCCGTACCAGGAAGGCACCGTCCTCATGAAAATGGCCGACATGAAGAATTTGGTTTTTAAGGGAACGGTAGATGAAATCGATGTCGGCAAGCTGCGCGAAGGAATGCCGGCTGAAATCAGGATCGGAGCTCTCCCCGGAGACACCATCTCAGGCAAGCTTTCAAAGATCTGGCTTGAAGCCGAGAAGAAAGAGAACGCGTCTGTGTTTCCCATCAAAATATCGATCACTCCCACGAGCAGGATAACGCTGAGAGCCGGTTACTCTGCCAATGCCGACATCATCATACAGAAGAAAACCAACGTGCTCTACATTCCGGAGAGAGTTGTTACCTTCAGAAACGACTCAAGCTTTGTCACGCTTGCTTCAGCGGACAACAAGTCCGAGGAGCGTGCCATAAAGACGGGCCTGAGCGATGCAATTAATATCGAAGTTCAATCGGGACTCAAAGAGGGCGACAAGGTACTTGAGAAACCTGTCACAAAAATCGAATGA
- a CDS encoding ABC transporter permease, translated as MVIQLVKEFLNDMNSHRLRTALTLIAITWGTMSVVLLLAFGQGFGTAMRRGMVNAWNRVLIVYGGETGKVYQGLPKGRGIGLEESDVELLKATVPNIIMSSPQYRKNVELFYGKTRLTTECEGAGPDFEVMRAMYPQAGGRFIDANDIKYQKRSLFLGNEIVDDLFKGEDPIGKTVLLDNVPFTVVGIMEKKLQTSMNNGPDSRRAIIPYSTFRMIYGYEHVNTILLKPASPNMETQMITEIRRVLGQKYRFDPTDERAVGIFDTMIIDEIIQKVSLGVTIFMGIVGFFTLMIAGVGVANVMYVVVKERTREIGIKMAVGARKAYILAQFVFEALFLSLIGGTSGLLLSWGIVYGVGFIKSDSGPMQFLGRPILSIGIMLFTVIVLTLIGLFAGVFPARRAAGVNPVESLRYE; from the coding sequence ATGGTCATCCAGCTCGTCAAAGAATTTCTCAACGACATGAACAGCCACAGATTGCGGACCGCACTCACTCTGATCGCGATTACATGGGGAACGATGTCCGTGGTTCTACTTCTTGCGTTCGGACAGGGCTTCGGGACGGCGATGAGAAGAGGAATGGTTAACGCGTGGAACAGAGTCTTAATCGTATACGGCGGCGAGACGGGAAAAGTGTATCAGGGTCTTCCAAAGGGACGCGGCATTGGTCTCGAAGAAAGCGATGTAGAACTTCTGAAGGCAACCGTGCCTAACATTATCATGTCCAGCCCGCAATACAGGAAGAACGTGGAGCTGTTCTACGGCAAGACACGATTGACGACGGAATGCGAAGGAGCCGGCCCGGATTTCGAGGTCATGCGCGCAATGTACCCACAAGCGGGCGGGCGGTTCATCGATGCAAACGATATCAAATACCAGAAGCGAAGCTTGTTTCTCGGGAATGAGATTGTCGATGACCTCTTCAAGGGCGAAGACCCGATTGGAAAAACCGTATTGCTTGACAACGTGCCGTTTACAGTAGTCGGCATCATGGAGAAGAAGCTTCAGACCTCCATGAACAACGGCCCCGACTCGCGACGCGCGATAATACCATATTCAACATTCAGAATGATATATGGGTACGAGCATGTCAACACAATCTTGTTGAAACCGGCCAGCCCGAATATGGAAACTCAGATGATAACTGAGATCAGGAGAGTGCTGGGGCAGAAATACAGGTTCGACCCCACCGATGAGCGTGCAGTCGGCATTTTCGATACTATGATAATAGATGAGATTATCCAGAAGGTAAGCCTGGGCGTTACCATTTTCATGGGGATTGTCGGATTTTTCACATTGATGATTGCAGGCGTCGGAGTCGCGAACGTCATGTATGTCGTAGTCAAAGAGCGGACAAGGGAGATTGGAATCAAGATGGCAGTCGGTGCGAGGAAGGCATACATCCTGGCACAGTTTGTTTTTGAAGCATTGTTCCTTTCATTGATTGGAGGGACCTCAGGTCTTCTGTTATCGTGGGGCATAGTATACGGAGTAGGTTTCATCAAATCGGACAGCGGACCGATGCAGTTTCTGGGGAGGCCGATACTCTCCATCGGAATCATGTTGTTTACGGTGATCGTGCTGACACTGATAGGTTTGTTCGCGGGCGTTTTCCCTGCACGACGCGCGGCAGGCGTGAACCCGGTCGAATCGCTGAGATACGAGTAG
- a CDS encoding heme-binding beta-barrel domain-containing protein, translating into MDEKTFKGLGPLASLAGTWEGTSGDDTAPSDDRGTEQNKYRERMVIEPIGLTQNHEQNLDGLRYHTQAWRIGESDPFHDEMGYWLWDARSKEVMKCILIPRGVSVIAGGTVEPDAKHFKLTAKQGSSCFGICSNPFLDEEFKTIGFELEMVLHDRDSFSYDEITSIRIKDQKEPFEHRDRNKLKRIQS; encoded by the coding sequence ATGGATGAAAAAACATTTAAAGGCCTCGGGCCGTTGGCCTCACTGGCGGGTACGTGGGAAGGAACGAGTGGAGACGACACCGCCCCCTCTGATGACCGCGGGACCGAACAGAATAAATACCGTGAGCGAATGGTCATAGAGCCGATTGGGCTAACGCAGAACCACGAACAGAATCTCGATGGTCTTAGATACCACACCCAGGCATGGCGGATCGGTGAATCCGATCCGTTCCACGATGAGATGGGATATTGGCTCTGGGATGCGCGATCAAAGGAAGTAATGAAATGCATCCTGATCCCGCGAGGCGTTTCGGTGATTGCCGGCGGAACGGTGGAGCCCGATGCGAAGCATTTTAAACTAACCGCCAAGCAAGGCTCGTCTTGTTTCGGGATTTGTTCTAATCCTTTTCTAGATGAAGAATTCAAGACTATTGGTTTCGAGCTCGAAATGGTTCTCCACGACCGTGACAGTTTCAGCTACGATGAGATAACGAGTATCCGAATTAAAGACCAGAAAGAGCCCTTCGAACACAGAGATCGGAACAAGCTGAAGCGGATTCAATCATAG
- a CDS encoding two-component regulator propeller domain-containing protein, giving the protein MLKIIGRTIKLPTSAWYCSLTLSMIAVSMSSLLCPAFALDPHKSIDQYGHNVWLRQSGLPANTVTAALQTRDGRLWLGTMNGLVRFDGVDFDPVIMDPSDPKNTKLITCLCQTKDGSLWIGTIFSGLRRLKDDSVSNFGLNQGFYDTEVWSILEDHSGHLLIGTSIGLYLYTGSKFRAILGMSNYVASICEDSIGRIWVGTHNGVQVFTEKSIEDGSDFAPVESITAKNGLSNDVVTYLLADRQGGIWIGTYSGLAYWKNGKISIYDMNNGLPDYHINSLFEDRDGNIWVGTRNGLSRFHEGKWETYAQSDGLSDNNVIAFAEDDEGSLWVCTSKGLNQFENANLTTYTTKEGLANNYLSSVIGTPDGSLYFLSDQGASVTRMRNGRDTVYNIPVGPAFVSRNGSLWIGQTGALYRIRNGVLTTYDSGAGLPKKWISAITEDDKSLILFVDHTQIFRFVEGRLAPYVLGDGRQYPPAGYVSFFFRQPDGVLWVGSADSLVKIQNGKITSYKTADGLAGNWTSSIYDDGQGNLWISSPQGGLSRYRDGKFTAYNTKVGLFTNAIFCVVGDSKGGLWLSSPRGIGYLTLKELNDFADGRAASIHTKVYGILDGMKTEECFGFWQPAGWKGPDGRLWFATRMGAVIIDVNAIKENKTPPPVMIERVTANDSTISPGHFVSLRPGTKNLEFQYTALSFLVPDRVLFKYKLEGYDRDWVDAGTRRTAFYTNLPPGSYTFMVIACNNDGVWNNAGAAFTFELRPEFYQTSWFYILFGVFLAGVVFGVYRYRVWQLLQRERELNARITEAMANIKVLGGLIPICSRCKKIRNDKGYWEHLEKYIQTHSEAQFSHGICPDCAADLYPDMHLKQDDK; this is encoded by the coding sequence ATGCTAAAAATCATTGGACGAACAATTAAGCTCCCGACCTCAGCGTGGTATTGTTCGCTTACACTATCCATGATAGCAGTGAGCATGTCTTCACTTTTGTGCCCTGCGTTTGCTCTTGATCCACACAAATCTATCGACCAATACGGGCACAACGTCTGGCTCAGACAGAGCGGCTTGCCTGCGAACACCGTCACTGCCGCTTTGCAGACCCGCGACGGCCGGCTCTGGCTCGGAACGATGAACGGGCTGGTTCGCTTTGATGGTGTGGACTTCGATCCCGTAATCATGGATCCTTCGGATCCTAAGAATACAAAGCTCATCACCTGTCTTTGTCAAACTAAAGACGGAAGCCTATGGATAGGTACCATATTCAGCGGTCTGAGAAGGTTGAAAGACGACAGCGTTTCCAATTTCGGCTTGAATCAGGGCTTCTATGATACAGAGGTGTGGTCGATACTTGAAGACCATTCCGGGCATCTGCTGATCGGGACATCGATCGGTTTGTATTTGTACACCGGCTCTAAGTTCCGTGCCATTTTGGGAATGTCCAACTATGTGGCAAGCATTTGCGAGGATTCGATTGGCAGGATTTGGGTCGGTACACACAATGGGGTGCAGGTCTTTACCGAGAAATCGATTGAAGATGGATCGGACTTTGCTCCGGTAGAAAGCATTACTGCAAAAAACGGTTTGTCGAATGATGTCGTTACATATCTTCTGGCCGACCGACAGGGTGGTATCTGGATCGGAACATACAGCGGTCTCGCCTATTGGAAGAACGGGAAGATCTCCATTTACGATATGAACAATGGCTTGCCGGATTACCATATCAACTCTCTCTTTGAAGATAGAGACGGGAATATTTGGGTCGGAACTCGAAATGGACTCAGCCGTTTCCATGAAGGAAAGTGGGAGACATACGCGCAATCTGATGGACTATCCGACAACAATGTTATTGCATTTGCTGAAGATGACGAGGGAAGCCTCTGGGTCTGTACGTCAAAGGGTCTGAATCAATTTGAGAATGCCAATCTCACAACCTACACAACGAAGGAAGGTCTTGCAAACAACTATCTCTCAAGTGTCATCGGGACGCCGGACGGGAGTTTGTATTTCTTGAGTGACCAGGGTGCAAGTGTCACCAGGATGAGGAACGGCAGAGATACGGTTTACAATATACCAGTTGGGCCGGCTTTCGTTTCCCGCAACGGGAGTTTGTGGATCGGTCAGACCGGTGCGCTATACCGTATCCGAAACGGTGTACTGACAACGTATGATTCAGGTGCAGGACTCCCGAAAAAATGGATATCGGCCATTACCGAAGACGACAAGAGCTTGATTCTTTTCGTTGACCACACGCAGATTTTCAGATTTGTTGAAGGGAGGCTGGCGCCGTATGTGTTGGGGGACGGCAGGCAATATCCGCCTGCGGGATACGTGTCCTTTTTCTTCCGGCAGCCTGACGGTGTGCTGTGGGTCGGGTCCGCCGATTCGCTTGTGAAAATTCAAAACGGTAAAATCACGAGCTACAAGACCGCGGACGGTCTGGCCGGCAACTGGACAAGCTCCATATATGATGATGGACAGGGAAATCTCTGGATCAGTTCACCACAGGGCGGCCTTAGCCGGTACAGGGATGGCAAGTTCACTGCCTACAATACCAAAGTCGGCCTTTTCACTAATGCGATCTTCTGCGTCGTTGGGGACAGTAAGGGCGGATTGTGGTTGAGCAGTCCGAGGGGAATAGGATACCTGACTCTCAAGGAATTGAACGACTTCGCAGACGGCCGTGCTGCAAGCATACACACAAAGGTTTACGGTATCCTGGATGGTATGAAGACGGAAGAGTGTTTCGGCTTCTGGCAGCCGGCAGGTTGGAAGGGCCCTGACGGGCGTTTGTGGTTTGCGACAAGGATGGGTGCGGTGATCATTGATGTCAATGCCATAAAAGAAAACAAGACTCCTCCTCCTGTAATGATTGAGCGGGTGACGGCAAATGACAGTACTATTTCTCCAGGACATTTTGTCAGCCTCAGACCCGGCACGAAGAATCTTGAGTTTCAGTATACTGCTCTGAGTTTTCTTGTTCCGGACAGAGTATTATTCAAATACAAACTCGAAGGATACGATCGCGATTGGGTTGATGCCGGCACGAGACGCACGGCTTTTTATACGAACCTCCCGCCTGGCAGCTACACCTTCATGGTCATTGCGTGCAACAATGACGGAGTGTGGAACAATGCCGGTGCGGCTTTTACTTTTGAATTGCGGCCGGAATTCTATCAGACATCCTGGTTTTATATTCTTTTTGGAGTTTTTCTTGCAGGAGTTGTCTTCGGCGTATACCGGTACCGAGTGTGGCAGTTACTGCAGAGAGAGAGGGAGCTGAACGCCCGGATAACGGAAGCCATGGCGAACATTAAAGTGCTGGGCGGCCTGATCCCGATTTGTTCCAGATGCAAGAAGATTCGCAACGACAAAGGTTATTGGGAGCATCTGGAAAAATACATCCAGACACATTCTGAAGCGCAGTTCTCTCATGGCATTTGCCCGGATTGTGCGGCGGACCTGTACCCCGATATGCATTTGAAGCAGGATGACAAATAG
- a CDS encoding ABC transporter permease, whose translation MTQLVNFISEFFVDLRAQKMRAFLTMFGIIWGTVTIIVLISFGLGFKTQAMINMHGMGESISVMFPNKTTKAYQGFGIGRQINLTEDAASIIRAKVPDIQSICPEYIGMGTPVRYGNNITNPGITGIYPIYEHMRNIIPAEGGRFIDTLDVADRKRVAVLGNEVKNYLFGDKDAIGKIVYVGQTPFTVIGVMKKKNQNSSYYMRDQDRIFIPAPTYTAMFVTPYITDLVYKADEVSKTEEVEQEVRRALGEKYRFDPVDKDAIFIWNTADMDKILLYITVGFTLFMGIIGSFTLGVAGLGVANIMFIVVRERVKEIGVKRAVGARRSAILLQFFSETFMIVGIGAGIGFLIGWGIVSVMQLIPVKDYIGTPEISLPVVLTTMSILAIVGLSAGMMPAKRAANLNVVECLRD comes from the coding sequence ATGACACAGCTCGTTAATTTCATTTCTGAATTTTTTGTCGACCTCCGCGCGCAAAAGATGCGGGCGTTTCTCACCATGTTCGGAATCATCTGGGGAACGGTGACAATCATCGTCCTGATCTCGTTCGGCCTAGGATTTAAAACACAAGCGATGATCAACATGCACGGCATGGGTGAGAGTATCTCGGTAATGTTTCCTAACAAAACGACCAAAGCTTACCAGGGATTCGGGATCGGAAGACAAATAAATTTGACCGAAGATGCTGCATCCATCATTCGCGCTAAGGTCCCTGACATCCAGTCGATTTGTCCTGAGTATATTGGTATGGGTACTCCCGTGAGGTATGGGAATAATATTACCAATCCAGGCATAACCGGAATTTATCCGATCTATGAACATATGAGGAACATCATACCGGCGGAGGGAGGGAGGTTCATCGATACCCTTGATGTGGCGGATAGGAAACGTGTTGCTGTCCTTGGAAATGAAGTAAAGAACTATCTTTTCGGCGATAAGGACGCCATCGGGAAAATCGTGTACGTTGGTCAGACGCCGTTCACGGTCATCGGTGTGATGAAGAAAAAGAACCAAAACTCATCCTATTACATGCGGGATCAAGACAGGATTTTCATTCCGGCGCCGACCTACACCGCAATGTTCGTAACTCCTTATATCACAGACCTGGTGTACAAGGCTGACGAGGTGTCGAAAACCGAGGAAGTCGAACAGGAGGTACGCCGGGCGCTCGGAGAGAAATACAGGTTCGATCCTGTAGACAAGGATGCCATCTTCATCTGGAATACTGCGGACATGGACAAAATACTTCTGTACATCACCGTTGGATTCACACTCTTCATGGGAATCATCGGAAGTTTTACTCTGGGTGTGGCGGGACTTGGCGTCGCAAACATAATGTTCATAGTTGTGCGAGAGCGTGTCAAAGAGATCGGCGTGAAGAGAGCCGTCGGCGCAAGAAGGTCGGCAATTCTACTCCAATTCTTCTCGGAGACTTTCATGATTGTCGGAATCGGAGCCGGAATCGGATTCCTGATCGGCTGGGGAATCGTTTCTGTAATGCAGCTAATCCCGGTGAAAGATTATATCGGAACACCGGAGATTTCCCTGCCGGTTGTCTTGACCACCATGTCGATACTTGCGATCGTCGGACTTTCCGCGGGGATGATGCCGGCGAAGCGCGCTGCAAACCTTAATGTCGTCGAATGCCTTCGAGACTAA